A genomic stretch from Echeneis naucrates chromosome 6, fEcheNa1.1, whole genome shotgun sequence includes:
- the arhgef1 gene encoding rho guanine nucleotide exchange factor 1 isoform X6, producing the protein MSIIGAEDEDFENDLNDGMDDQCTQFNHIDLLKDRPTHLLVFMQHVFLQFDPAPLLCYLHADLFRTLSAKETKKQFVEFYNTFLDKGAILKVTVPPSVSNELDRNRPDLLSEETQRRYAQEVQSMQASEVAKQLEDFRQKRMMGMTPNEAELNDVESHYPTDRIPMEMKEKSVAENLLDKMSEMQPTIVSDEEKCQSIFSAVAFYMKHLGVKTRAVDSKKSKGGFFRSKLVKKKDEPKPKPRGFPGISWIAGNAEVKPRAEAEAEKEKVIPERKVPGPSRGSLTEPAPFSLPSRKPGSSGGLASQSGLEVADSSGNNIIATNSPETPHSEGVSSCRLEPQAASDASDVSPVGLAGTPTIGEPVSPSDTPTEENLEKDRRKTRKVGRSESARVDRHSTRRRGSSRSKQSRSRSDVDLQPPLTTTSPAPLTPQQLHPFEGPILVPEAPGHSPTSPSPQLEEMDPRLLEFEHDPPNWRELACPEALSCLSKKEIKRQEVINELFATEHAHVRMLSVLQMVFSKPLEREELLTSTELATIFPSLDEIHEMHYNFYENLKKLRLEDNFIVKSISTTVLNRFGGTEGEWFQKLTARFCSHQTWALDQIKSRQKKEPRFNSFIQEAESKPQCRRLQLKDIIPIEMQRVTKYPLLLENIAKNTEDLAEKEKIKQSAECCRKILNHVNDEVKEMENLLNLKDYQRRLDTSGLKPSTELYAEYKNIDLTLKKMLYEGPLTWKVTKEKAIEVQCVLLGDLLVLLQKQDDKMVLKCQSKSNIAVQEGKQMLSPIIKLDSVFLREVATDRKAFYVIFTWDSGAQIYELVAQSVGERTIWTNVIKSAVDDLKKSGAPMRLPLPLGAGGVPLSPSTLTAPLSPTENGGLKSSSDRDKDSLTDDKSSDPRQRLFDILSEKGFDLIGHSNSDQELAANNALDEVMYLKRLLIGSISLSEDLEADEEKGADQLQTPNQEMDDCQSTEKSQTLDGGAEEENDNTCDREFVETKVEEERSISAPLRLSQERMEEVCRRLHSLEEYLKRLQTVEEEHHRLQEALSKLYLEGGNF; encoded by the exons accGAAACCGTCCAGATCTGCTCTCCGAAGAAACCCAAAGGCGCTATGCTCAAGAGGTTCAGAGCATGCAGGCTTCTGAAGTGGCCAAACAGCTGGAAGACTTCAG ACAGAAGAGGATGATGGGTATGACCCCCAATGAGGCTGAGCTCAATGATGTGGAGAGCCACTACCCCACTGACCGCATCCCAATGGAGATGAAGGAGAAGTCTGTGGCTGAGAACTTGCTGGACAAGATGTCTGAGATGCA aCCAACAATTGTCTCGGACGAAGAAAAATG CCAATCCATCTTTTCAGCTGTGGCCTTCTACATGAAGCACCTTGGGGTTAAAACCAGGGCAGTTGACAGTAAGAAGTCCAAAGGAGGCTTCTTCAGGAGTAAACTGGTGAAG AAGAAGGATGAACCCAAGCCCAAGCCCAGAGGGTTTCCTGGAATTAGCTGGATTGCGGGCAATG CTGAGGTCAAACCTAGAGCGGAGGCTGAAG cagaaaaggagaaagtgaTTCCAGAACGTAAAGTTCCAGGCCCCAGCAGAGGCTCCCTGACCGAGCCTGCACCATTTTCCCTACCCAGCAGGAAGCCTGGTTCCAGCGGGGGCCTCGCCTCCCAATCTGGGCTAGAGGTTGCTGATAGCTCAGGCAACAACATCATTGCCACCAACAGCCCTGAAACTCCACACAGTGAAG GTGTCTCAAGCTGTCGCTTAGAGCCTCAGGCGGCATCAGATGCAAGTGATGTGTCCCCTGTCGGACTGGCAGGTACTCCGACCATTGGAGAGCCAGTCTCACCCAGTGACACTCCCACAGAGGAGAATCTAGAGAAAGACAG ACGGAAGACAAG GAAAGTGGGTCGTAGTGAGAGTGCTCGTGTGGACCGACACTCAACTCGCCGCCGTGGCTCCTCCCGGAGCAAACAGTCCCGCTCCCGTAGTGATGTGGATCTCCAGCCACCTCTTACCACGACATCACCCGCCCCGCTCACGCCCCAGCAACTCCATCC CTTTGAGGGGCCAATTTTAGTTCCAGAAGCACCTGGCCACTCTCCAACCAGCCCCTCCCCACAGCTGGAGGAGATGGACCCACGCCTTCTGGAATTTGAGCATGATCCACCCAACTGGAGGGAGCTGGCCTGCCCTGAGGCTCTGTCCTGTCTCAGCAAAAAGGAGATCAAGAGGCAGGAAGTCATTAATG AGTTGTTTGCAACAGAGCATGCTCATGTTCGAATGCTAAGTGTCCTTCAGATGGTTTTTTCTAAGCCtttggagagagaggagctccTAACCTCCACTGAGCTCGCCACAATCTTCCCCAGCTTGGACGAAATCCACGAAATGCACT ATAACTTCTATGAGAACCTGAAGAAACTGCGTTTGGAGGACAACTTCATAGTCAAATCTATCAGCACCACAGTGCTCAACAGG TTTGGCGGCACCGAGGGGGAGTGGTTTCAGAAATTGACAGCCCGTTTCTGCAGTCACCAGACATGGGCCTTGGACCAGATCAAGAGCAGGCAAAAGAAAGAGCCACGCTTCAACTCCTTCATACAG GAAGCAGAGAGTAAACCCCAGTGTCGCAGGCTGCAACTCAAGGACATCATTCCCATAGAGATGCAAAGGGTGACAAAGTATCCACTGCTGCTGGAAAATATTGCTAAGAACACAG AGGACCTGGCAGAAAAGGAGAAGATCAAGCAGAGCGCAGAGTGCTGTAGAAAGATCCTCAACCATGTCAATGATGAAGTCAAAGAAATGGAGAACCTATTG AATCTGAAGGACTACCAGCGTAGATTGGACACATCAGGCCTGAAACCAAGTACCGAGCTTTATGCTGAATATAAG AACATTGACCTGACTCTGAAGAAGATGCTTTATGAGGGACCTCTGACCTGGAAggtcacaaaagaaaaagcaattg AGGTGCAGTGTGTTCTGCTCGGGGACCTGCTGGTGCTCCTACAGAAGCAGGACGACAAGATGGTCCTAAAATGCCAGAGCAAGAGTAACATCGCCGTGCAAGAGGGCAAGCAGATGCTGAGCCCCATCATCAAACTAGACTCAGTCTTTCTCCGTGAGGTGGCCACAG ATCGAAAGGCCTTCTACGTGATATTTACCTGGGACAGTGGTGCTCAGATCTATGAGCTGGTGGCTCAGTCTGTTGGAGAGAGGACAAT CTGGACTAATGTGATAAAGTCAGCAGTGGATGATTTGAAGAAGAGTGGAGCGCCCATGAGGTTACCGCTGCCTCTTGGAGCTGGAGGAGTTCCTCTCAGTCCCTCCAc ACTGACTGCGCCTCTGAGCCCGACTGAGAATGGAGGTCTGAAAAGCAGCAGTG ATCGAGATAAGGACAGCTTGACAGATGACAAGTCTTCAGATCCCAGACAAAGGCTGTTTGATATCCTGTCAGAGAAAGGCTTTGACTTGATAGGCCACTCCAACAGCGATCAGGAGTTAGCTGCTAACAATGCTTTGGATGAAG TCATGTACCTGAAAAGGCTGTTGATTGGTAGCATTAGTCTATCAGAAGACTtggaggctgatgaagaaaaaggaGCGGATCAATTACAGACACCCAATCAAGAAATGGATGACTGTCAGTCAACAG AAAAAAGCCAGACCTTAGACGGAGGAGCGGAAGAGGAGAATGATAACACTTGTGACAGAGAATTTGTGGAGACAAAAgtagaggaggagaggagcatcaGTGCACCCCTGCGGTTGTCTCAGGAGAGAATGGAGGAAGTGTGCAGGAGGCTCCACAGTCTGGAGGAATATCTAAAGAGATTACAG ACTGTAGAAGAGGAGCACCACAGGCTGCAGGAAGCCCTTTCCAAGTTATACCTGGAGGGAGGCAACTTCTAG
- the arhgef1 gene encoding rho guanine nucleotide exchange factor 1 isoform X8, which produces MLLRRKRPTIVSDEEKCQSIFSAVAFYMKHLGVKTRAVDSKKSKGGFFRSKLVKKKDEPKPKPRGFPGISWIAGNAEVKPRAEAEAEKEKVIPERKVPGPSRGSLTEPAPFSLPSRKPGSSGGLASQSGLEVADSSGNNIIATNSPETPHSEGVSSCRLEPQAASDASDVSPVGLAGTPTIGEPVSPSDTPTEENLEKDRRKTRKVGRSESARVDRHSTRRRGSSRSKQSRSRSDVDLQPPLTTTSPAPLTPQQLHPFEGPILVPEAPGHSPTSPSPQLEEMDPRLLEFEHDPPNWRELACPEALSCLSKKEIKRQEVINELFATEHAHVRMLSVLQMVFSKPLEREELLTSTELATIFPSLDEIHEMHYNFYENLKKLRLEDNFIVKSISTTVLNRFGGTEGEWFQKLTARFCSHQTWALDQIKSRQKKEPRFNSFIQEAESKPQCRRLQLKDIIPIEMQRVTKYPLLLENIAKNTEDLAEKEKIKQSAECCRKILNHVNDEVKEMENLLNLKDYQRRLDTSGLKPSTELYAEYKNIDLTLKKMLYEGPLTWKVTKEKAIEVQCVLLGDLLVLLQKQDDKMVLKCQSKSNIAVQEGKQMLSPIIKLDSVFLREVATDRKAFYVIFTWDSGAQIYELVAQSVGERTIWTNVIKSAVDDLKKSGAPMRLPLPLGAGGVPLSPSTLTAPLSPTENGGLKSSSDRDKDSLTDDKSSDPRQRLFDILSEKGFDLIGHSNSDQELAANNALDEVMYLKRLLIGSISLSEDLEADEEKGADQLQTPNQEMDDCQSTEKSQTLDGGAEEENDNTCDREFVETKVEEERSISAPLRLSQERMEEVCRRLHSLEEYLKRLQTVEEEHHRLQEALSKLYLEGGNF; this is translated from the exons atgctACTTAGAAGGAAGAG aCCAACAATTGTCTCGGACGAAGAAAAATG CCAATCCATCTTTTCAGCTGTGGCCTTCTACATGAAGCACCTTGGGGTTAAAACCAGGGCAGTTGACAGTAAGAAGTCCAAAGGAGGCTTCTTCAGGAGTAAACTGGTGAAG AAGAAGGATGAACCCAAGCCCAAGCCCAGAGGGTTTCCTGGAATTAGCTGGATTGCGGGCAATG CTGAGGTCAAACCTAGAGCGGAGGCTGAAG cagaaaaggagaaagtgaTTCCAGAACGTAAAGTTCCAGGCCCCAGCAGAGGCTCCCTGACCGAGCCTGCACCATTTTCCCTACCCAGCAGGAAGCCTGGTTCCAGCGGGGGCCTCGCCTCCCAATCTGGGCTAGAGGTTGCTGATAGCTCAGGCAACAACATCATTGCCACCAACAGCCCTGAAACTCCACACAGTGAAG GTGTCTCAAGCTGTCGCTTAGAGCCTCAGGCGGCATCAGATGCAAGTGATGTGTCCCCTGTCGGACTGGCAGGTACTCCGACCATTGGAGAGCCAGTCTCACCCAGTGACACTCCCACAGAGGAGAATCTAGAGAAAGACAG ACGGAAGACAAG GAAAGTGGGTCGTAGTGAGAGTGCTCGTGTGGACCGACACTCAACTCGCCGCCGTGGCTCCTCCCGGAGCAAACAGTCCCGCTCCCGTAGTGATGTGGATCTCCAGCCACCTCTTACCACGACATCACCCGCCCCGCTCACGCCCCAGCAACTCCATCC CTTTGAGGGGCCAATTTTAGTTCCAGAAGCACCTGGCCACTCTCCAACCAGCCCCTCCCCACAGCTGGAGGAGATGGACCCACGCCTTCTGGAATTTGAGCATGATCCACCCAACTGGAGGGAGCTGGCCTGCCCTGAGGCTCTGTCCTGTCTCAGCAAAAAGGAGATCAAGAGGCAGGAAGTCATTAATG AGTTGTTTGCAACAGAGCATGCTCATGTTCGAATGCTAAGTGTCCTTCAGATGGTTTTTTCTAAGCCtttggagagagaggagctccTAACCTCCACTGAGCTCGCCACAATCTTCCCCAGCTTGGACGAAATCCACGAAATGCACT ATAACTTCTATGAGAACCTGAAGAAACTGCGTTTGGAGGACAACTTCATAGTCAAATCTATCAGCACCACAGTGCTCAACAGG TTTGGCGGCACCGAGGGGGAGTGGTTTCAGAAATTGACAGCCCGTTTCTGCAGTCACCAGACATGGGCCTTGGACCAGATCAAGAGCAGGCAAAAGAAAGAGCCACGCTTCAACTCCTTCATACAG GAAGCAGAGAGTAAACCCCAGTGTCGCAGGCTGCAACTCAAGGACATCATTCCCATAGAGATGCAAAGGGTGACAAAGTATCCACTGCTGCTGGAAAATATTGCTAAGAACACAG AGGACCTGGCAGAAAAGGAGAAGATCAAGCAGAGCGCAGAGTGCTGTAGAAAGATCCTCAACCATGTCAATGATGAAGTCAAAGAAATGGAGAACCTATTG AATCTGAAGGACTACCAGCGTAGATTGGACACATCAGGCCTGAAACCAAGTACCGAGCTTTATGCTGAATATAAG AACATTGACCTGACTCTGAAGAAGATGCTTTATGAGGGACCTCTGACCTGGAAggtcacaaaagaaaaagcaattg AGGTGCAGTGTGTTCTGCTCGGGGACCTGCTGGTGCTCCTACAGAAGCAGGACGACAAGATGGTCCTAAAATGCCAGAGCAAGAGTAACATCGCCGTGCAAGAGGGCAAGCAGATGCTGAGCCCCATCATCAAACTAGACTCAGTCTTTCTCCGTGAGGTGGCCACAG ATCGAAAGGCCTTCTACGTGATATTTACCTGGGACAGTGGTGCTCAGATCTATGAGCTGGTGGCTCAGTCTGTTGGAGAGAGGACAAT CTGGACTAATGTGATAAAGTCAGCAGTGGATGATTTGAAGAAGAGTGGAGCGCCCATGAGGTTACCGCTGCCTCTTGGAGCTGGAGGAGTTCCTCTCAGTCCCTCCAc ACTGACTGCGCCTCTGAGCCCGACTGAGAATGGAGGTCTGAAAAGCAGCAGTG ATCGAGATAAGGACAGCTTGACAGATGACAAGTCTTCAGATCCCAGACAAAGGCTGTTTGATATCCTGTCAGAGAAAGGCTTTGACTTGATAGGCCACTCCAACAGCGATCAGGAGTTAGCTGCTAACAATGCTTTGGATGAAG TCATGTACCTGAAAAGGCTGTTGATTGGTAGCATTAGTCTATCAGAAGACTtggaggctgatgaagaaaaaggaGCGGATCAATTACAGACACCCAATCAAGAAATGGATGACTGTCAGTCAACAG AAAAAAGCCAGACCTTAGACGGAGGAGCGGAAGAGGAGAATGATAACACTTGTGACAGAGAATTTGTGGAGACAAAAgtagaggaggagaggagcatcaGTGCACCCCTGCGGTTGTCTCAGGAGAGAATGGAGGAAGTGTGCAGGAGGCTCCACAGTCTGGAGGAATATCTAAAGAGATTACAG ACTGTAGAAGAGGAGCACCACAGGCTGCAGGAAGCCCTTTCCAAGTTATACCTGGAGGGAGGCAACTTCTAG
- the cd79a gene encoding LOW QUALITY PROTEIN: B-cell antigen receptor complex-associated protein alpha chain (The sequence of the model RefSeq protein was modified relative to this genomic sequence to represent the inferred CDS: substituted 1 base at 1 genomic stop codon) encodes MGIAMILVLCSFVVGISSREVDMPYLSVQAFGKAQLKCCHLAIQDSKKIQWMKSKLSRKIVGNEKFLTLSENIIQKEAGKKCSILIINYVQRNDTGLYQCVMNTTGPNLTDGTYLLVFEHQNKILTSEGILLLLCVVFPSAILLCKTRKIHDIEKKKMRKEDENITRDXLWNDCCTTYDQIERSQGQGPYQDVCNFMEEEDIQLEKTLKEVLSFSRA; translated from the exons ATGGGGATTGCCATGATACTTGTTCTCTGCAGTTTTGTGG TGGGTATTTCTTCAAGAGAGGTCGACATGCCCTATCTGAGTGTGCAGGCCTTTGGAAAAGCTCAGCTGAAGTGCTGTCACCTTGCAATACAGGACTCCAAAAAAATTCAGTGGATGAAAAGTAAACTGTCCAGAAAAATAGTCGGAAATGAAAAGTTTTTGACACTCTCCGAAAATATTATTCAAAAGGAAGCCGGCAAAAAGTGTAGCATCCTGATCATCAATTATGTCCAGAGGAATGACACTGGACTGTACCAGTGTGTCATGAACACTACTGGCCCAAATCTCACTGATGGCACCTACTTGCTTGTTTTCG AGCACCAAAATAAGATCCTGACATCTGAGGGAATCCTTCTCTTACTGTGTGTGGTATTCCCCTCTGCCATACTCCTCTGCAAG ACAAGGAAAATACATGAcatagagaaaaagaaaatgaggaaagaagatgaaaacattACCAG GGACTAACTCTGGAATGATTGCTGCACCACATATGATCAGATCGAACGGTCCCAGGGACAAGGTCCCTACCAGGATGTCTGCAATTTCATGGAAGAGGAGGACATCCAGCTGGAGAAAACCTTGAAAGAAGTTCTGTCTTTTTCAAGAGCTTAG
- the lipeb gene encoding LOW QUALITY PROTEIN: hormone-sensitive lipase (The sequence of the model RefSeq protein was modified relative to this genomic sequence to represent the inferred CDS: deleted 1 base in 1 codon) has protein sequence MASSKKGGGSRLEKGVNGRRSSKHKEGPSGEETDKDKALNSEAVMDTKAVFAALYSVCEENATFFSGGVKGSQGDAARRLVETMKLIQEHAHCLEPVISGFTAVYHHFDFDPHIPANGYRSLVKVVRCCLLHIIHKGRYITTNRRSIFFRVAHNAGEMEAYCNALCQLRALLYLAQRMLHDNSYGNLFFQDESGLSESFVREYSSMHKGCFYGRCLGFQFTPAIRPFLQSIAIGLVAFGENYRRHQSGIGVAASSFFTSGKYAIDPELRGAEFERITQNLDVHFWKTFWNITETEVLSSIASMTSTQVKVNRALSVPPVPFDLPLAANHRASVTIAPPSAHIGTAPVQMRLISYDLREGQDSETLLSLARSEGGAISLSLGLKTKRLPSSPCLLIHFHGGGFVAQTSKSHEPYLKSWSQDLGVPILSVDYSLAPEAPFPRALEECFYAYCWALRNHHLLGWTGEKVCLAGDSAGGNLCVTTSMRASAFGVRMPDGIVAAYPATLLTAYASPSRLLTLMDPLLPLSVLSRCLSAYAGNEPQTEKQVEKVSTLSLVRRDTALLLRDFRQGASNWIQSLLDPNRASASSSAAAEAPSEATDSVRKSISEASISSPHADPPVPTGPSEVLSRKLSVKSQTCQDFGSHNSSNSHSAPLLSERAPEDVNFFLSKDADSSMSSDLYSVAIPPPAGENSSELEHPREFPLGFEPLRSEQLAEMKVESSPVVKDPFCSPLLAPDSMLKGLPPVHIVACALDPMLDDSVMFAKRLRSIDQPVTLCVVDDLPHGFLSLSQLSRETREAANVCVERICAVFTQKDTPPEPRKHRKLERTDRGVSASSGEAGSLFVGPYETGELAVGRGPKIAEGGGLVAVAAQSNTDAGGIGA, from the exons ATGGCGTCGAGTAAGAAGGGCGGGGGAAGCAGACTGGAAAAGGGTGTGAATGGAAGACGCTCGTCCAAACACAAAGAGGGTCCCAGTGg agaggagacagacaaGGACAAAGCCTTGAACTCAGAAGCTg TGATGGACACCAAGGCCGTGTTTGCAGCCTTGTACAGTGTGTGCGAGGAAAATGCCACTTTCTTCTCAGGTGGAGTCAAGGGGTCACAAGGTGATGCGGCACGGCGTCTGGTGGAAACCATGAAGCTGATCCAAGAGCATGCTCACTGTCTGGAACCAGTT ATCTCAGGCTTCACTGCAGTTTATCATCATTTTGACTTTGATCCACACATACCTGCCAATGGCTATCGCTCACTGGTCAAG GTTGTGCGATGCTGCCTTCTCCACATCATCCACAAGGGGCGCTACATCACCACTAACCGCCGCAGCATTTTTTTCCGAGTTGCTCACAATGCAGGAGAGATGGAGGCATACTGCAACGCCTTATGTCAGTTACGCGCCCTGCTCTACTTGGCTCAGCGAATGCTACATGACAACAGCTATGGCAACCTTTTTTTCCAAGACGAAAGTGGCCTTAGCGAGAGCTTTGTCCGAGAATATTCATCCATGCACAAGGGATGCTTCTATGGTCGTTGCTTGGGCTTTCAG TTCACTCCAGCCATTCGGCCCTTTCTTCAGTCCATCGCTATCGGCCTTGTGGCCTTTGGAGAAAACTACAGACGCCATCAGTCAGGAATAG GTGTAGCAGCCAGCTCTTTCTTTACATCAGGAAAGTATGCTATTGACCCAGAGTTGAGGGGGGCAGAATTTGAACGCATCACCCAGAACTTAGACGTTCATTTCTGGAAGACCTTCTGGAATATTACTGAGACCGAGGTCCTGTCG AGTATCGCAAGTATGACATCCACTCAAGTTAAAGTGAACCGGGCTCTCTCTGTACCTCCTGTGCCCTTTGACCTTCCCctggcagccaatcacagagcatCTGTAACCATAGCTCCACCATCAGCCCACATTGGCACCGCTCCAGTTCAGATGAGGCTCATCTCTTATGACTTGCGTGAAGGACAG GACAGTGAAACTCTGCTATCTCTTGCTCGCTCTGAGGGGGGCGCCATCTCTCTGTCACTGGGATTGAAGACCAAGCGTCTCCCTTCATCTCCCTGCTTGCTGATCCACTTCCATGGGGGCGGCTTCGTGGCCCAGACCTCTAAATCTCATGAG CCCTATCTGAAGAGTTGGTCCCAGGACCTTGGTGTGCCCATCTTGTCAGTGGACTATTCTCTGGCCCCTGAGGCCCCCTTTCCCAGGGCCCTGGAGGAGTGTTTCTATGCCTATTGCTGGGCTCTAAGAAACCACCACCTACTAG ggtGGACTGGAGAGAAAGTCTGTTTGGCTGGAGACAGTGCAGGCGGCAATTTGTGTGTGACAACATCAATGCGTGCTTCTGCTTTTGGTGTACGAATGCCAGATGGTATCGTTGCAGCCTACCCAGCAACCCTGCTGACAGCCTATGCGTCGCCCTCCCGTCTGCTAACACTTATGGATCCCCTGCTGCCACTCAGTGTGCTCTCCAGGTGTCTTAGCGCCTATGCAG GCAATGAGCCGCAGACTGAGAAGCAGGTAGAGAAAGTAAGCACGCTGAGCCTGGTGAGGAGAGACACAGCACTGCTGCTGCGAGATTTTCGACAAGGAGCCTCCAACTGGATCCAGTCACTGCTGGACCCCAACAGAGCTTCAGCTTCCTCTAGTGCAGCTGCAGAGGCGCCATCAGAAGCCACGG ATTCAGTGAGGAAGAGCATTTCAGAGGCGtccatctcctctcctcacgCTGACCCCCCTGTACCCACTGGGCCCTCAGAGGTTCTCTCCAGGAAATTATCTGTAAAGAGCCAGACTTGCCAGGACTTTGGATCCCACAACAGTTCCAATTCGCACAGTGCTCCGCTGCTTTCTGAGCGTGCT CCGGAAGATGTGAATTTCTTCCTCTCCAAGGATGCAGACTCCTCCATGTCCAGTGACCTGTACTCAGTGGCCATACCGCCCCCTGCTGGAGAGAACAGCTCAGAGTTGGAGCACCCCAGGGAGTTTCCTCTTGGATTTGAGCCACTCCGTTCAGAACAGCTGGCTGAAATGAAGGTGGAGAGCTCCCCAGTGGTCAAGGATCCTTTCTGCTCGCCTTTGCTGGCCCCTGATAGCATGCTGAAAGGACTTCCACCTGTACATATAGTG gCCTGCGCATTAGACCCCATGCTGGATGACTCTGTAATGTTTGCCAAGCGCTTGAGGAGCATAGACCAGcctgtcactctgtgtgtggtGGATGACCTCCCCCATGGCTTTCTCAGCCTATCGCAGCTTTCCAGGGAGACAAGGGAGGCTGCCAATGTGTGCGTGGAGCGAATTTGTGCTGTCTTTACCCAGAAGGACACGCCCCCAGAGCCAAGAAAACACCGAAAGCTGGAACGGACCGATAGGGGTGTGTCAGCTTCTTCTGGAGAAGCTGGTTCTCTCTTCGTTGGCCCCTATGAGACAGGGGAACTGGCTGTAGGGAGAGGGCCTAAAATTGCTGAAGGGGGCGGCTTAGTTGCTGTGGCAGCCCAGAGTAACACTGATGCTGGTGGTATTGGGGCTTAA